CAGCTGACACTCCGTTGCTCCTCTGGCTGCAGGGCGACCCGGGCTGCTCGGACCTCGTCAGCGACCTCTTCGAGCTTGGTCCCTACCTCGCCGACGCGCCCGATGACAGCACGCTCTCCCGCAACCCCTTCACCTGGACCAGCCCACCGTCGACGCGCACAACCTCGCCGCGCCCCTTCTTCCTCTCGGGCGAGAGCTATGCCGGCAAGTACGTCCTGGCCGCCGGAGCAGCAGTCGTTCCATGGTGTCCGCGCACCGGCTCttcgcgccggcgccggcgcgtcCCCCTGCAGCACGCGGCCGACCCGGCCTTGGAGCTCGACGAGGCCGACATCATCTGGGGCGGCGCCGCGCCGGCGGGGACACGTTTGGGCGGGCCCTGTCGGCGTCCACGCCCTCCAGGGCCTCCAAGCCGCGCCCCACGGCGCCACGGGATGTCGCCGGTGGCGCACATATTCGCCGCCAACCCCGACGATGCCGGCGTGGCGGGGGATCACCTGCGCGGCGTGGCCATCGGGAACGGGCTCATGCACCCGGTCGCACAGGTGGCCATGGGCCTCGTCAAC
The Aegilops tauschii subsp. strangulata cultivar AL8/78 chromosome 3, Aet v6.0, whole genome shotgun sequence genome window above contains:
- the LOC141042912 gene encoding uncharacterized protein: MSVARSSSGYLFVDPFANAFLFHAFYEAGAPLTATPADTPLLLWLQGDPGCSDLVSDLFELGPYLADAPDDSTLSRNPFTWTSPPSTRTTSPRPFFLSGESYAGKYVLAAGAAVVPWCPRTGSSRRRRRVPLQHAADPALELDEADIIWGGAAPAGTRLGGPCRRPRPPGPPSRAPRRHGMSPVAHIFAANPDDAGVAGDHLRGVAIGNGLMHPVAQVAMGLVNAPCQRAAAAGDGGGGAH